The following nucleotide sequence is from Psychroflexus torquis ATCC 700755.
TCTGAGCCTTGTATATAGTCAAAAACTAAATTGTGTTCAGTTGTTGAAAATTTAAGATTAAACTCCATATTGCTTTTATTGTATTGATATAAAGCATCACTAGATGTGCCAATATTTATCAAATTACCATTTAGGCGAAGTGTACCTTTTTGTATTTTATCCGATTGTCTTAACAATAATAAAGATTGAATAAAAGAAGATTTTCCTTGACCGTTTAAACCCAATAACACATTTAAGTTTTTAAGATTAAAATGTTTTTCTTTAATGGATTTGAAGTTTTTTATTTCTATTGATTCTATCATATTCTGTCCTTTATTACATCTTGAATTAGTTCTTTAACCTTATTATGTCTGTATTGTGTCTTGGTTTTATTACCTGTAGAACTTGTTAGTGATGTAAACAAATGTTCATCTTCTGCTAAGGTGTTTTTAAGTAGGCGTTTAAACTTGCCTTTATTGCTTTTTAATACTTCTTGCTCTTTATCTGTTAATAGGGCAAGTTGCGTAGAAAGGGTGTCAAATAAGGCTTTATTTATAGGGGGTTTTCTTTGGTAGTCTTTATAGACCTTTCTAAATGCTTCGTCCTTAAAAATGGCTTTTGCTAATTTCATTGATTTAGAAAACGCTGTTTTTATATCTGAAAGTTCTTCTTCTTTTTTATCATATATAGTTGCCATTGCTTTACTCATATAGGAATCTAAATCTTGACCAAACTCTTTTGTGCCATAATTTTCAACACCCAACATATAAAAACTTAAAAACCGATTAGCAAAATCACGGTCTAACATTCTACGAGGATTTATTCTGTGTTCTGTTGCTTTTAGAAAATCTTCATTTTTCGCTAATTCACTTATAAATTCAGAAGGTCTGCCTTGAAATAAAGCGTGTCGAATTTCTTGGGATTCTAAAACTAAACCACCTGTATTAATTCTTTTGAAAATATTGAACTTTACATCAGGTGGTGTTCCTGGCATTATTTTGTAAATTACAACTTGTGCTTCTTCAATATCACGTTTTAGATTTGCAGGTAAATCGTCCCAATATTTACCGTTGAGATGTGTCAGAAATTCTAAGTTAGTTAATGGGTGGTTTTTTAAAACAGCAAAATTTCTAATACTGCTTAATCTTTGTAAGCCATCTACAATTAACCAATTATTATTGTCACTTGCATCAAAGAAAAATGCAGGTAGCGGAAAACGTATTAATATACTTTCTATTAATCTACTTTGCTGGGTTTTGTTCCATAAATCATCACCTCTTTGAAAATAGTTAGATGTATTCATTTGAATACTATTATCTTCTATTCTTCTTATTAATGAATTTAAGTTAGGTGTATTAGTTTCAATTTTAATTAAAGTAGGATCAAATGGTTTTTCCATTAATTCCAAACTATCATCTATTTGCTCTTTCTCTGTACCATCACCTGCTTCTAATGGTTCATTTAGAATTTGGTTTTCGTCTATATTTTGATTGTTTTCCTCCATATCCTATAAACTATATTTCTTTGGTAGATATTATCAAATCTTTCACGTCAACATCAAGTATTTCAGCAATATTCATTAATATTTCCAGTCTTGGTTGTTGTCTGTTTTGCACATAACCATTCACAATGTTGTAGCTTTTGTCTAATTTTTCAGCCAACCATTTTTGCTTAATACCTTTTTCTTCGAGTACTTTTTTTATTCTGTTCATTCTCCGTTAGGATTAAGCTTGCAAGATAGTAATAAAGATTTAATACACCGTTTTTTAGTGTATAAAAAGGATTTGTATCATTCGGTGAGCGGGGGAAGGTTGAGCTC
It contains:
- a CDS encoding DUF262 domain-containing protein produces the protein MEENNQNIDENQILNEPLEAGDGTEKEQIDDSLELMEKPFDPTLIKIETNTPNLNSLIRRIEDNSIQMNTSNYFQRGDDLWNKTQQSRLIESILIRFPLPAFFFDASDNNNWLIVDGLQRLSSIRNFAVLKNHPLTNLEFLTHLNGKYWDDLPANLKRDIEEAQVVIYKIMPGTPPDVKFNIFKRINTGGLVLESQEIRHALFQGRPSEFISELAKNEDFLKATEHRINPRRMLDRDFANRFLSFYMLGVENYGTKEFGQDLDSYMSKAMATIYDKKEEELSDIKTAFSKSMKLAKAIFKDEAFRKVYKDYQRKPPINKALFDTLSTQLALLTDKEQEVLKSNKGKFKRLLKNTLAEDEHLFTSLTSSTGNKTKTQYRHNKVKELIQDVIKDRI
- a CDS encoding helix-turn-helix domain-containing protein, with protein sequence MNRIKKVLEEKGIKQKWLAEKLDKSYNIVNGYVQNRQQPRLEILMNIAEILDVDVKDLIISTKEI